The following proteins are co-located in the Seriola aureovittata isolate HTS-2021-v1 ecotype China chromosome 7, ASM2101889v1, whole genome shotgun sequence genome:
- the nr1d2a gene encoding nuclear receptor subfamily 1 group D member 2a: protein MPEDVGTAKPGGVIAYISSGSASSPESCMSSSPSSGYLSTSPTLSRPSLPSRAVGMVVDIAPPAKNGHPRSHGMEKAGRSSTSAKSSITKINGMVLLCKVCGDVASGFHYGVHACEGCKGFFRRSIQQNIQYKKCLKMENCTIMRINRNRCQQCRFKKCLAVGMSRDAVRFGRIPKREKQRMLLEMQNAMNNMMSNNSQLHSMLHGHQSPPLPMEAMTSDASSSPSSSSSSASDSPSCSNPSSPQCPQDSESVVSMDTNSSSASSCASDSGEDEAVVTTSRQHQDALVFSQQRSPRQGQVSPSPVTVALETGCDSRMEEQQESWNCWNNNAVVGGYQHSSYSNSQHVTNVAYREERGVYQQQPQQQLNSAPSCEPSEDSQRQHEFNTPTASSGYNGPTSCVNNRAHLVCPMNTSPYVDPHKPSQEIWEEFSMSFTPAVREVVEFAKRIPGFRDLPEHDQVSLLKAGTFEVLMVRFASLFNVVERTVTFLSGKRYSLDTLRSLGAGELLNSMCEFSEKLAALRLDADEMSLFTAVVLVSADRSGIQDLNSVEALQDKLIRALRNLVMQNHGDEASTTFTKLLLKLPELRSLNNMHSEELLSFKVHP, encoded by the exons ATGCCTGAGGACGTTGGGACAGCCAAGCCTG GAGGCGTGATTGCCTATATTTCCTCTGGCTCTGCCTCCAGCCCAGAGTCCTGTATGAGCAGCAGCCCCAGCAGCGGCTACCTGTCGACATCACCTACTCTATCCCGGCCCTCGCTGCCCAGCAGGGCTGTGGGCATGGTGGTGGATATTGCTCCACCGGCCAAGAACGGGCACCCGCGCAGTCACGGCATGGAGAAGGCCGGGCGCTCCTCCACGTCTGCCAAGAGCAGCATCACCA AGATCAATGGAATGGTGCTGTTGTGCAAGGTGTGCGGCGATGTGGCCTCGGGCTTCCACTATGGCGTGCACGCTTGTGAGGGCTGCAAG GGCTTCTTCAGGAGAAGCATCCAGCAGAATATCCAGTACAAGAAGTGTCTTAAGATGGAAAACTGCACCATCATGAGGATCAACAGGAACCGCTGCCAGCAGTGTCGCTTCAAGAAGTGTCTGGCTGTTGGCATGTCCAGAGATG CTGTTCGATTTGGCCGCATCCCAAAGAGGGAAAAGCAGAGGATGCTGCTGGAGATGCAGAACGCCATGAACAACATGATGAGCAACAACAGCCAGCTGCACAGCATGCTGCACGGCCACCAGAGCCCCCCACTGCCCATGGAGGCCATGACCAGCGATGCCAGCtcctcgccctcctcctcctcctcctctgcttctgaTTCCCCATCATGCTCCAACCCCTCCTCGCCGCAGTGCCCCCAGGACTCAGAGTCTGTGGTTTCCATGGACACCAActccagctctgcctcctcctgcgCATCAGACAGCGGCGAGGACGAGGCCGTCGTCACGACGAGCAGGCAGCACCAAGATGCCTTAGTGTTCAGCCAGCAGAGGTCACCGAGACAGGGCCAGGTCTCACCCTCGCCGGTCACAGTCGCCCTGGAGACAGGGTGTGACAGCCGCATGGAGGAGCAACAGGAGAGCTGGAACTGCTGGAACAACAATGCGGTTGTGGGGGGTTACCAGCACAGTTCTTACAGTAACAGCCAACACGTCACCAACGTTGCTTATCGCGAGGAGAGGGGAGTTtaccagcagcagcctcagcagcagctcaacagcGCCCCCAGCTGTGAACCATCAGAAGACAGCCAAAGACAGCATGAATTTAACACACCAACTGCCTCAAGTGGTTACAATGGACCAACCAGCTGTGTGAATAATAGAGCACACTTG GTCTGTCCCATGAACACCTCGCCCTACGTGGACCCCCACAAGCCAAGCCAGGAGATCTGGGAGGAGTTCTCCATGAGCTTCACCCCCGCCGTGCGGGAGGTGGTTGAGTTCGCCAAGAGGATCCCGGGCTTCCGCGACCTACCCGAGCACGACCAAGTCAGCCTCCTAAAAGCTGGAACTTTTGAG GTGCTGATGGTCCGATTTGCCTCTCTGTTCAACGTGGTGGAGCGGACTGTGACCTTCCTGAGCGGCAAGCGCTACAGCCTCGACACACTTCGCTCGCTCGGCGCCGGCGAGCTGCTCAACTCCATGTGCGAGTTCAGCGAGAAGCTGGCAGCGCTGCGGCTCGACGCAGATGAAATGAGTCTGTTCACCGCCGTGGTGCTCGTCTCAGCCG ATCGTTCAGGGATCCAGGACCTGAACTCAGTGGAGGCCCTGCAGGACAAACTGATCCGGGCGCTGCGAAACCTGGTTATGCAGAACCACGGCGACGAGGCGTCCACCACTTTCACCAAACTGTTGCTCAAGCTTCCCGAGCTGCGTTCACTCAACAACATGCACTCAGAGGAACTGCTCTCTTTCAAAGTGCACCCTTGA
- the LOC130172750 gene encoding uncharacterized protein LOC130172750, translating to MDCSELLIFVFFGFGLTFCSQAHFYEYHHVNRPMTWTEAQRYCREKHTDLVTIESAEDMSKLKRSNSHTGLSWIGLTDDPKSWKGVMGNDVNSWRWSATGETAKTDYQNWAPNEPNYGQVREPCGFIDDNGLWLDGNCSVKYHFFCFNGRWWIGLYRVPWRWSDNSNNSFKNWQSGQPDVYYKDEHCVAENSDHDWADVMCTDINFFWCYKDLRVKNTMVRMKIQTTADLSDPAIHAQILQQLGERFKTLRSDVKLRWVTEPEKQEEETDEG from the exons ATGGACTGTTCAGagcttttgatttttgtcttcTTTG GATTTGGCCTCACCTTCTGCTCTCAAGCCCACTTTTATGAGTACCACCATGTCAACCGGCCAATGACCTGGACCGAGGCTCAGCGttactgcagagagaaacacactgatCTGGTGACCATTGAGAGCGCTGAGGACATGAGCAAGTTGAAGAGATCAAATTCCCACACCGGGTTGTCATGGATTGGACTGACTGATGACCCAAAATCCTGGAAGGGAGTTATGGGCAATGATGTAAACTCCTGGAGATGGTCAGCAACTGGTGAAACGGCAAAAACTGATTACCAGAACTGGGCCCCCAATGAGCCAAATTATGGTCAAGTACGTGAGCCCTGTGGTTTTATAGATGATAATGGACTATGGCTCGATGGAAACTGTTCGGTTAAATACCATTTTTTTTGCTTCAATG GTCGGTGGTGGATTGGCTTGTACCGGGTACCGTGGAGATGGTCggacaacagcaacaactcCTTCAAAAACTGGCAAAGCGGACAGCCTGATGTCTATTACAAGGACGAGCACTGTGTCGCTGAGAATTCAGACCATGATTGGGCTGATGTGATGTGTACTGATATAAATTTCTTCTGGTGCTATAAAg ACCTGAGAGTGAAGAACACCATGGTGAGGATGAAGATTCAGACTACTGCTGACCTTTCAGATCCAGCTATTCATGCCCAGATTCTCCAGCAG CTAGGTGAAAGGTTCAAGACTTTACGGAGTGACGTTAAACTGAGGTGGGTGACTGAACctgaaaaacaagaggaagagacTGATGAAGGCTGA